A genomic segment from Cyanobium sp. NIES-981 encodes:
- the urtE gene encoding urea ABC transporter ATP-binding subunit UrtE has translation MTVTSPLQDPPDPVADTVLEVQGLNVYYGESHILRNVDLSVRPGQMVCLIGRNGVGKTTLLKTVVGLLRQRSGHVTLEGRDLSALPPHGRARGGIAYVPQGREIIPRLTVRENLLLGLEALPGGLGRNRHIDPVVFELFPVLEKFLNRQGGDLSGGQQQQLAIARALLGKPKLLLLDEPTEGIQPSVVLDIERAVRRIIATTGVSVLLVEQHLHFVRQADWYYAMQKGGVVASGPTAELSKDVVDRFLSV, from the coding sequence ATGACCGTCACCAGCCCCCTGCAGGACCCCCCCGATCCCGTGGCCGACACGGTGCTTGAGGTCCAGGGCCTCAATGTGTATTACGGCGAGAGCCACATCCTCAGAAACGTGGATCTGAGCGTGCGCCCGGGCCAGATGGTGTGCCTGATCGGCCGCAACGGCGTCGGCAAGACCACCCTGCTCAAGACGGTGGTGGGCCTGCTGCGCCAGCGCAGCGGGCACGTGACCCTGGAGGGGCGCGACCTCTCCGCCCTGCCGCCCCACGGACGAGCCCGCGGCGGTATCGCCTACGTGCCCCAGGGGCGGGAGATCATTCCGCGCCTCACGGTGCGTGAGAACCTGCTGCTGGGCCTCGAAGCGCTGCCGGGCGGCCTGGGCCGCAACCGCCACATCGACCCGGTGGTGTTCGAGCTGTTTCCCGTGCTCGAGAAGTTCCTCAACCGCCAGGGGGGCGACCTCTCCGGTGGGCAGCAGCAGCAGCTCGCCATTGCCCGGGCCCTCCTCGGCAAACCGAAGCTGCTGCTGCTGGATGAGCCCACCGAGGGCATCCAGCCGTCGGTGGTGCTCGACATCGAGCGGGCCGTGCGCCGGATCATCGCCACCACCGGCGTGAGTGTGCTGTTGGTGGAGCAGCACCTGCACTTCGTGCGCCAGGCCGACTGGTACTACGCGATGCAGAAGGGTGGGGTGGTGGCCAGTGGCCCCACGGCCGAGCTGAGCAAGGACGTGGTGGACCGCTTCCTGAGCGTCTGA
- a CDS encoding aminotransferase class IV — protein sequence MSSARAIAWIAHPQEAERWGAPAELGVPLHDRGLLLADGLFETLWVEAGRAQLLRQHLERWHRGAALLGMEAPPTQAQLEPTIATAIGRSGGVNGALRLNWSRGDAGPGASRGLAIPAGCRHRCWLVLTPAEACFTPVRTIVSPTERRCSTSLLSRCKTFAYGSAIQARRQAEAAGADDALLASSGGGLSCGTAANLLVRRGGRWLTPPLSSGCLPGVMRGQALALGMAEEAPLGVEDLLASRGAVLLNSLGCRPIAQLEGQRLPPVEGAERFWRALLEG from the coding sequence ATGAGCAGCGCCAGAGCCATCGCCTGGATCGCGCATCCCCAGGAGGCTGAGCGCTGGGGAGCACCGGCCGAGCTGGGGGTGCCGCTGCACGACCGGGGCCTCCTGCTCGCCGATGGGCTGTTCGAGACGCTGTGGGTGGAGGCCGGCCGGGCCCAGCTGCTGCGGCAGCACCTGGAGCGCTGGCACCGGGGCGCCGCCCTGCTGGGGATGGAGGCTCCACCCACCCAGGCGCAGCTGGAGCCCACCATCGCCACCGCCATCGGCCGCAGCGGCGGGGTGAACGGGGCCCTGCGCCTGAACTGGAGTCGGGGCGACGCCGGGCCTGGGGCCAGCCGCGGTCTGGCGATCCCGGCCGGGTGCCGGCACCGCTGCTGGCTGGTGCTCACCCCTGCTGAGGCGTGCTTCACCCCGGTGCGAACGATCGTGAGCCCCACCGAACGTCGCTGCAGCACCAGCCTGCTGAGCCGCTGCAAGACCTTCGCCTACGGCAGCGCCATCCAGGCGCGCCGCCAGGCGGAGGCCGCCGGCGCCGACGATGCCCTGCTGGCCAGCAGCGGCGGGGGCCTCAGCTGCGGCACCGCAGCGAATCTGCTGGTGCGCCGCGGCGGCCGGTGGCTGACGCCACCCCTCTCCAGTGGCTGTCTGCCCGGCGTGATGCGGGGCCAGGCCCTCGCTCTGGGGATGGCCGAGGAAGCTCCCCTGGGCGTCGAGGATCTGCTCGCGAGCCGGGGCGCTGTGCTGCTGAACAGCCTGGGTTGCCGGCCGATCGCCCAGCTTGAGGGCCAGCGCCTGCCACCGGTGGAGGGTGCCGAAAGGTTCTGGAGGGCCCTGCTGGAGGGTTGA
- a CDS encoding anthranilate synthase component I family protein, whose protein sequence is MRASRRAWEPEPPGQPLLEAPPQPPLRRPLPWRPPEQVVEILVGALGAEGLVWLDSQGAADSPLAGQSFLAVAPAEQRCCHGLPGDPGARDPFALLAELARQARAEGDTWLGWLSYEAGAWVEPAGHWRRPDMAVLWAVRADPLVVIDRHRMRLELQGRNPATLARFSALLDAPAAGPAPTRPDRLAAPRDGWRWHTDRQQFADQVRRVQAWIVRGDLFQANLTACCEQVLPEVPGAEALVDLYLRLRRHCPAPFGGLAIGRIEGGNPLEGGSGLQAVLSTSPERFLQLKPSGQVQTRPIKGTRPRHGNPEADADAAAELITSAKDRAENVMIVDLLRNDLGRVCRPGSIGVPQLVGLESYPQVHHLTSVVEGELAAGQDVVALLKACWPGGSITGAPKVRACARLNALEPVPRGPYCGALFRLGPDGSLDSNILIRSLLVRGARLRAHAGCGIVVDSDPDDEAEEMGWKLDPLLDALA, encoded by the coding sequence ATGAGGGCTTCGAGGAGGGCTTGGGAGCCCGAACCGCCGGGCCAGCCCCTGCTGGAGGCGCCGCCACAGCCGCCGCTGCGCCGGCCGCTTCCCTGGCGCCCTCCGGAGCAGGTGGTGGAGATTCTGGTGGGTGCCCTCGGTGCCGAGGGCCTGGTCTGGCTCGACAGCCAGGGAGCCGCCGATTCTCCCCTCGCCGGCCAGAGCTTCCTGGCGGTGGCTCCGGCCGAGCAGCGCTGCTGCCATGGGCTGCCGGGCGATCCAGGCGCCCGCGATCCCTTCGCCCTGCTGGCGGAGCTGGCGCGTCAGGCGAGGGCCGAGGGGGACACCTGGCTCGGTTGGCTCAGCTACGAGGCGGGAGCCTGGGTGGAACCGGCCGGGCATTGGCGACGCCCGGACATGGCCGTGCTCTGGGCCGTGCGCGCCGACCCCCTGGTGGTGATCGACCGCCACCGGATGCGGCTGGAACTTCAGGGGCGGAACCCCGCCACCCTCGCCCGCTTCAGCGCCCTGCTGGACGCACCGGCGGCCGGCCCTGCACCCACCCGGCCTGACCGCCTGGCGGCGCCGCGGGACGGCTGGCGGTGGCACACCGACCGTCAGCAGTTCGCCGACCAGGTGCGCCGGGTGCAGGCCTGGATCGTGCGCGGCGATCTCTTCCAGGCCAACCTCACGGCCTGCTGCGAACAGGTGCTGCCTGAGGTTCCCGGCGCCGAAGCCCTGGTGGACCTCTACCTGCGGTTGCGCCGCCACTGTCCGGCGCCGTTCGGTGGTCTGGCGATCGGCCGCATCGAGGGCGGCAACCCCCTGGAGGGGGGCTCCGGCCTGCAGGCCGTGCTGTCCACCTCCCCGGAGCGGTTTCTGCAGCTCAAGCCGTCGGGCCAGGTGCAGACCCGGCCGATCAAGGGCACCCGGCCCCGCCACGGCAATCCCGAGGCCGACGCGGATGCCGCGGCCGAGCTGATCACCAGTGCCAAGGACCGCGCCGAGAACGTGATGATCGTGGACCTGCTGCGCAACGACCTGGGCCGGGTCTGCAGGCCCGGCTCGATCGGAGTTCCCCAGCTGGTGGGGCTGGAGAGCTACCCCCAGGTCCACCACCTCACCTCGGTGGTGGAGGGAGAGCTGGCGGCGGGGCAGGACGTGGTGGCGCTGCTGAAGGCCTGCTGGCCCGGCGGCTCGATCACCGGCGCCCCCAAGGTGCGGGCCTGCGCCCGCCTCAACGCCCTGGAGCCCGTGCCGCGGGGGCCCTACTGCGGCGCCCTGTTCCGGCTGGGACCGGACGGCAGCCTGGACAGCAACATCCTGATCCGCTCGCTGCTGGTGCGGGGAGCCCGGCTGCGCGCCCACGCCGGCTGCGGCATCGTGGTCGACTCGGATCCGGACGACGAAGCCGAGGAAATGGGCTGGAAACTGGATCCTCTGCTCGACGCCCTGGCATGA
- the queC gene encoding 7-cyano-7-deazaguanine synthase QueC, producing MASPSPTAIALLSGGLDSATAAALAIEAGHRVIGLSFDYGQRHRRELLAASAIAGALNLAEHHTVAVNLAAWGGSALTDPALPVPQEGTAAGVIPSTYVPGRNTVFIALGLSLAEARGAGRLVLGVNAVDYSGYPDCRPDYLEAFQTLADLASKAGREGHGVRLWAPLVQWSKTRIVREALRLGVPIASTWSCYSGGDRPCGVCDSCRIRDAALIEAGRADLVGR from the coding sequence ATGGCCAGCCCCTCCCCCACGGCGATCGCGCTGCTCTCCGGCGGCCTCGACTCCGCCACGGCCGCCGCCCTGGCGATCGAGGCGGGCCACCGGGTGATCGGCCTCTCCTTCGACTACGGCCAGCGCCACCGCCGCGAACTGCTGGCGGCCAGCGCCATCGCCGGGGCGCTGAACCTGGCGGAGCACCACACCGTCGCGGTGAACCTGGCCGCCTGGGGCGGGTCAGCCCTCACCGATCCCGCCCTGCCGGTGCCCCAGGAGGGAACCGCCGCGGGGGTGATTCCCAGCACCTACGTGCCGGGCCGCAACACCGTGTTCATCGCCCTGGGGCTGAGCCTGGCCGAGGCCCGCGGCGCCGGCCGGCTGGTGCTGGGGGTGAATGCCGTGGACTACTCCGGCTACCCCGACTGCCGGCCCGACTATCTGGAGGCCTTCCAGACCCTGGCCGACCTGGCCAGCAAGGCCGGCCGCGAGGGGCACGGGGTGCGCCTCTGGGCGCCGCTGGTGCAGTGGAGCAAGACCCGGATCGTGCGTGAGGCCCTGCGGCTGGGCGTGCCGATCGCCAGCACCTGGAGCTGCTACAGCGGCGGCGATCGGCCCTGCGGGGTGTGCGACAGCTGCCGCATCCGCGATGCGGCCCTGATCGAGGCGGGGCGGGCTGATCTGGTGGGCCGATGA
- a CDS encoding 7-carboxy-7-deazaguanine synthase QueE, producing MVSSPPAALPVVETFHSLQGEGLHAGRSACFIRLAGCGVGCPWCDTKHSWPEAGHSRRPVAALADTVRRAAAAGAAFVVVTGGEPLHHDLTDLCEGIAPVGLPLHLETSGVDRLSGRFDWITLSPKPHRPPLPSLLAACQELKVVVHGEADLHFAVAMAQQARAAGNHPALLLQPGWDSAEGQRLALDFVRGHPAWRLSLQNHKWLAIR from the coding sequence GTGGTGTCCTCACCCCCGGCCGCCCTGCCCGTGGTGGAAACCTTCCACTCCCTCCAGGGCGAAGGGCTGCATGCAGGGCGGAGCGCCTGCTTCATCCGGCTGGCCGGCTGCGGCGTGGGCTGCCCCTGGTGTGACACCAAGCACTCCTGGCCCGAGGCCGGCCATTCCAGGCGCCCTGTGGCGGCCCTGGCCGACACGGTGCGGCGCGCGGCGGCGGCGGGGGCGGCCTTCGTGGTGGTGACGGGCGGCGAACCGCTCCACCACGACCTCACCGACCTGTGCGAGGGGATCGCGCCGGTGGGGCTCCCCCTGCACCTGGAAACCAGCGGCGTGGATCGGCTCAGCGGCCGCTTCGACTGGATCACCCTCTCGCCCAAGCCCCATCGCCCTCCCCTCCCCTCCCTGCTGGCCGCCTGCCAGGAGCTCAAGGTGGTGGTGCACGGGGAGGCCGACCTGCACTTCGCGGTGGCCATGGCCCAGCAGGCCCGTGCCGCGGGGAACCACCCGGCGCTGCTGCTGCAGCCGGGCTGGGACAGCGCCGAGGGGCAGCGGCTGGCCCTCGACTTCGTGCGCGGCCATCCCGCCTGGCGCCTGAGCCTGCAGAACCACAAGTGGCTGGCGATCCGCTGA
- a CDS encoding peptidylprolyl isomerase has translation MITSPDLQKLARYGLLRPFIRQVRLEEALEGIALDGEEREAAWAQFREDNGIESEEDLQRLRQGLMMSQADVDYQAQFPVRVWKYCVEHFAAKAESRFLAKKADLDQVVYSLLRTTQPHLARELYLQISEGEASFDALAVAHAEGPEQATRGIVGPVPLTQAHPELVQRLRTAHPGVVLEPFPIGEWWLLVRLETLIPASFNDEVADAMIQELLDEWLEEEVDACLARMRPGTAEGSR, from the coding sequence TTGATCACGTCTCCGGATCTGCAGAAGCTTGCCCGTTACGGCCTGCTGCGTCCCTTCATCCGCCAGGTGAGGCTGGAGGAGGCCCTCGAGGGGATCGCGCTCGATGGCGAGGAGCGGGAGGCGGCCTGGGCGCAGTTCCGCGAGGACAACGGCATCGAGAGCGAGGAGGATCTGCAGCGGCTCCGGCAGGGGCTGATGATGAGCCAGGCGGACGTGGACTACCAGGCCCAGTTCCCCGTGAGGGTGTGGAAGTACTGCGTGGAGCACTTCGCGGCCAAGGCCGAATCCCGCTTCCTGGCCAAGAAGGCCGACCTCGACCAGGTGGTCTACAGCCTGCTGCGCACCACCCAGCCCCACCTGGCCCGGGAGCTGTACCTGCAGATCAGCGAAGGGGAGGCGAGTTTCGATGCTCTCGCCGTGGCCCATGCGGAGGGACCCGAGCAGGCCACCCGCGGCATCGTGGGGCCGGTGCCGCTCACCCAGGCCCATCCGGAACTGGTGCAACGGCTGCGCACAGCCCATCCGGGCGTGGTGCTCGAGCCCTTTCCCATCGGCGAGTGGTGGCTGCTGGTGCGGCTGGAGACCCTGATCCCTGCCAGCTTCAACGACGAGGTGGCCGACGCCATGATCCAGGAGTTGCTGGACGAGTGGCTCGAGGAGGAGGTGGATGCCTGCCTCGCCCGCATGCGCCCCGGGACGGCGGAAGGGAGCCGATGA
- a CDS encoding peptidase domain-containing ABC transporter: MTTSFDLAQLRDHPAFAALSPRGLQQLERRVARRPFALAEPLCHGELIPSRILLLLSGSARLLVRDQGTLRTGARLGAGSFVGLASLLRAAACEEVSAASAGEALELPDELVLALLEQEPGFAAWCGAELFEAELLDLLAGLLERYPRGGPSLLALRADVAGRATLVPPEPGALQSLPRDQILFAASQNLLEHPIGARLDPAQGLPRVRPPLPPRLLALPEAVLAQLDEAGPSRAGPEAIELEPVEAVEASALAPRAAGPGPLASRLDFGQEPRPELRLLRGSGPLEETLACFQMLAMELKLPFRRDSIEKILRDVLRRGQTPDLQLCGNIAAMMGLHVSGYRIPAAQGTRLQVPSLVPWRGGFALVRAADAKGLVLASPRDGWVELSPRQIEQEFPNGIELLLMERSSATPDQRFSFSWFWPSLKRYRGLLLQVLVASFVVQLFSLANPLLIQVIIDKVIAQRSLDTLQVLGIALVVVTLLEGLIGALRTFLFTETTNRIDLRLGAEVIDHLLRLPLSYFDRRPVGELGTRVAELENIREFLTGQALTTLLDTLFSVIYIVVMVFYSWLLSLIALCVLPIQIGLTVLGAPLFRRQYREAAHENARTQSHLVEVLTGIQTVKAQNVEMISRWKWQDLYSRYIARSFEKTITGTALVETSQVLQKLSQLLVLWVGASLVLKGEMSLGQLIAFRIISGYVTQPLLRLSSIWQNIQELKVSFERLADVVDTPEESDEKDKQKIPLPPISGDVEFRDVSFSFEPDTPPVLRHVDLAIPAGTFVGVVGQSGSGKSTLMKLLTRLYKPNAGKILIDQFDIDKVELYSLRRQIGIVPQEPLLFSGTVAENIALTDPDATSDAIVEAARLACAHDFIMELPGGYSANVGERGSGLSGGQRQRLALARTLLSRPKLLVLDEATSALDYDTERRVCDNLLENLRHCTVFFITHRLSTIRRADLIVMLQDGVVVEKGTHDQLVQQRERYYALYRQQEAA, from the coding sequence ATGACCACCAGCTTCGACCTTGCCCAGCTGCGCGACCACCCCGCCTTCGCCGCCCTCTCGCCGCGGGGCCTGCAGCAGCTCGAGCGGCGCGTTGCGCGCCGGCCGTTCGCCCTGGCGGAACCCCTCTGCCATGGCGAGCTGATCCCCTCGCGGATCCTGCTGCTGCTCTCCGGCTCGGCCCGGCTGCTGGTGCGGGATCAGGGCACGCTGCGCACCGGCGCCCGGCTGGGGGCCGGCAGCTTCGTGGGGCTGGCTTCCCTGCTGCGGGCCGCGGCCTGTGAGGAGGTGAGCGCGGCCTCGGCGGGGGAGGCGCTGGAGCTGCCCGATGAGCTGGTGCTCGCGCTGCTGGAGCAGGAGCCGGGCTTCGCGGCCTGGTGCGGCGCGGAGCTGTTCGAGGCTGAGCTGCTGGACCTGCTGGCGGGGCTGTTGGAGCGCTATCCCCGCGGCGGCCCGTCGTTGCTGGCCCTGCGGGCCGATGTCGCCGGCCGGGCCACCCTCGTGCCGCCCGAGCCCGGAGCTCTCCAGAGCCTGCCCAGGGACCAGATCCTCTTCGCCGCCAGCCAGAACCTGCTGGAGCACCCCATCGGGGCCCGCCTGGATCCAGCCCAGGGTCTGCCACGGGTCCGCCCGCCGCTGCCTCCCCGCCTGCTGGCCCTGCCGGAGGCCGTGCTGGCCCAGCTGGATGAGGCAGGCCCTTCCCGCGCGGGCCCGGAGGCCATCGAGCTCGAGCCGGTGGAGGCGGTGGAGGCGTCGGCCCTGGCGCCGCGGGCGGCCGGGCCGGGCCCCCTGGCGAGCCGGCTGGATTTCGGCCAGGAGCCACGCCCCGAGCTGCGGCTGCTGCGGGGAAGCGGGCCGCTGGAGGAAACGCTGGCCTGCTTCCAGATGCTGGCCATGGAGCTCAAGCTCCCCTTCCGGCGCGACTCGATCGAGAAGATCCTGCGGGATGTGCTGCGGCGCGGCCAGACCCCCGACCTGCAGCTCTGCGGCAACATCGCCGCGATGATGGGGCTGCACGTGAGCGGCTACCGGATCCCGGCCGCCCAGGGCACCCGGCTGCAGGTTCCGTCGCTCGTGCCCTGGAGAGGCGGCTTCGCCCTGGTGCGCGCCGCCGATGCCAAGGGCCTGGTGCTGGCCTCACCGCGGGACGGCTGGGTGGAGCTCTCGCCGCGGCAGATCGAGCAGGAGTTCCCCAACGGCATCGAGCTGCTGCTGATGGAGCGCAGCAGCGCCACGCCGGATCAGCGCTTCAGTTTCAGCTGGTTCTGGCCTTCGCTCAAGCGCTACCGCGGCCTGCTGCTGCAGGTGCTGGTGGCCTCGTTCGTGGTGCAGCTGTTCAGCCTGGCCAATCCCCTGCTCATCCAGGTGATCATCGACAAGGTGATCGCCCAGCGCAGCCTCGACACCCTGCAGGTGCTGGGCATCGCCCTGGTGGTGGTGACCCTGCTGGAGGGATTGATCGGAGCCCTGCGCACCTTCCTGTTCACCGAAACCACCAACCGCATCGATCTGCGCCTCGGTGCCGAGGTGATCGATCACCTGCTGCGCCTGCCGCTGAGTTATTTCGACCGCCGTCCGGTGGGGGAACTGGGAACGCGGGTGGCGGAACTGGAGAACATCCGGGAATTCCTCACCGGCCAGGCCCTCACCACCCTGCTCGACACCCTCTTTTCGGTGATCTACATCGTGGTGATGGTGTTCTACAGCTGGCTGCTGTCCCTGATCGCCCTGTGCGTGCTCCCGATCCAGATCGGCCTCACCGTGCTGGGAGCCCCGCTGTTCCGGCGCCAGTACCGGGAGGCCGCCCACGAGAACGCCCGCACCCAGAGCCACCTGGTGGAGGTGCTCACGGGCATCCAGACCGTGAAGGCCCAGAACGTGGAGATGATCAGCCGCTGGAAGTGGCAGGACCTCTACTCCCGTTACATCGCCCGCAGCTTCGAGAAGACCATCACCGGCACGGCGCTGGTGGAGACCTCCCAGGTGCTGCAGAAGCTGTCGCAGCTGCTGGTGCTGTGGGTGGGCGCGAGCCTGGTGCTCAAGGGGGAGATGAGCCTGGGCCAGCTGATCGCCTTCCGCATCATCTCCGGCTATGTCACCCAGCCCCTGCTGCGCCTGTCTTCGATCTGGCAGAACATCCAGGAGCTGAAGGTGTCGTTTGAGCGGCTGGCTGATGTGGTGGACACGCCTGAGGAGTCGGATGAGAAGGACAAGCAGAAGATTCCCCTGCCTCCGATCAGCGGTGATGTGGAGTTCCGTGATGTCAGCTTCAGCTTCGAGCCCGACACGCCTCCGGTGCTGCGCCACGTGGATCTCGCGATTCCCGCCGGCACCTTCGTGGGGGTGGTGGGTCAGAGCGGCAGCGGCAAGAGCACACTGATGAAGCTGCTCACCCGGCTGTACAAACCGAACGCAGGAAAAATCCTGATCGATCAGTTCGACATCGACAAGGTGGAGCTGTATTCCCTGCGCCGTCAGATCGGCATCGTGCCCCAGGAGCCCCTGCTGTTCAGCGGCACGGTGGCGGAAAACATCGCCCTCACCGACCCCGACGCCACCAGCGACGCGATCGTGGAGGCGGCCCGCCTGGCCTGCGCCCACGACTTCATCATGGAGCTGCCGGGCGGCTACAGCGCCAACGTGGGCGAGCGGGGCTCCGGCCTCTCCGGCGGCCAGCGCCAGCGGCTGGCCCTGGCCCGCACCCTGCTCTCCCGGCCCAAGCTGCTGGTGCTCGATGAGGCCACCAGCGCCCTGGACTACGACACGGAGCGGCGGGTCTGCGACAACCTGCTGGAGAATCTGCGCCACTGCACGGTGTTCTTCATCACCCACCGGCTCTCCACGATCCGGCGTGCCGACCTGATCGTGATGCTCCAGGACGGGGTGGTGGTGGAGAAGGGAACCCACGACCAGCTGGTGCAGCAGCGGGAGCGTTACTACGCTCTCTACAGGCAGCAGGAGGCGGCCTGA
- a CDS encoding HlyD family secretion protein, whose amino-acid sequence MADQPPSSPPVKRSRGALAPRPSSLVRATQTAIEQRVKSGHEGMVLQQSRFLARAITWTLIGTTGFALAWLALAKTDEVVIAPGKLQPIGDVKTVQMPVGGVLDTMLVKEGERVSKGQVLLRLDNETTVDRRDSLRETIQAKERQLSLKQLELDRYLNLNDTEQQVLTRNLELQQQVLARLESLQGVGAVPELDYLQQRNQVREVEGELQKTQVDRLRQQALLQQAVAELRGELADLRSRLTESKVNIRYQDVRSPVDGVVFDLKPTGPGFVAQGSEPVMKIVPLNDLEAKVEIDSADIGFVRVGKPVDISIDSFPSSDFGVIEGTLASIGSDALPPEDQKPAYRFPAVVKLSTQELRLKSGQALPLQVGMSLTANIKLRQVTYLQLLLGEFKDKADSLKRL is encoded by the coding sequence ATGGCTGACCAACCCCCGTCCTCCCCGCCCGTCAAGCGTTCCCGGGGAGCGCTGGCCCCCCGGCCTTCCTCCCTGGTGCGCGCCACCCAGACGGCGATCGAGCAGCGGGTGAAGAGCGGCCATGAAGGCATGGTGCTGCAGCAGTCGCGCTTCCTGGCGCGGGCCATCACCTGGACCCTGATCGGCACCACGGGCTTCGCCCTGGCCTGGCTGGCCCTGGCCAAGACCGACGAGGTGGTGATCGCCCCCGGCAAGCTGCAGCCGATCGGCGACGTCAAGACCGTCCAGATGCCGGTGGGTGGGGTGCTCGACACCATGCTGGTGAAGGAGGGCGAGCGGGTGAGCAAGGGGCAGGTGCTGCTGCGGCTCGACAACGAGACCACCGTGGATCGCCGGGACAGCCTGCGGGAGACGATCCAGGCGAAGGAGCGCCAGCTTTCCCTCAAGCAGCTGGAGCTGGACCGCTATCTCAACCTCAACGACACCGAGCAGCAGGTGCTGACCCGCAACCTCGAGCTGCAGCAGCAGGTGCTGGCCCGGCTGGAGTCGCTGCAGGGGGTGGGTGCCGTGCCGGAACTCGACTACCTGCAGCAGCGCAACCAGGTGCGGGAGGTGGAGGGAGAGCTGCAGAAGACCCAGGTGGACCGGCTGCGGCAGCAGGCTCTGCTGCAGCAGGCCGTGGCGGAGCTGCGCGGTGAGCTGGCGGACCTGCGCAGCCGGCTCACCGAGTCGAAGGTGAACATCCGCTACCAGGACGTGCGCTCCCCGGTGGATGGGGTGGTGTTCGACCTCAAGCCCACCGGACCGGGCTTCGTGGCCCAGGGCAGCGAGCCGGTGATGAAGATCGTGCCCCTCAACGATCTGGAGGCCAAGGTGGAGATCGACAGCGCCGACATCGGTTTCGTGCGGGTGGGCAAGCCCGTGGACATCAGCATCGATTCCTTCCCCTCCTCCGACTTCGGCGTGATCGAAGGCACGCTGGCGTCGATCGGCTCCGACGCCCTGCCACCGGAGGATCAGAAGCCGGCCTACCGCTTCCCGGCGGTGGTGAAGCTCAGCACCCAGGAGCTCCGGCTCAAATCCGGCCAGGCTCTGCCCCTGCAGGTGGGGATGTCGCTCACGGCCAACATCAAGCTGCGGCAGGTCACCTACCTGCAGCTGCTGCTGGGCGAGTTCAAGGACAAGGCCGATTCCCTGAAGCGTCTCTGA